A single region of the Nocardioides ochotonae genome encodes:
- a CDS encoding TetR/AcrR family transcriptional regulator: MRADAARRRTAIVHAGRTLFAERGSDVALDAVAEAAGVGIATLYRNFDSRAALLDEVALAILADVAAVVDEALAGLDDGDISAWEGCLRRLVDLDLGALTTALADHAAGALSAPVRQAQHRTLARVDALLGAARTRGLVRADLSALELVVAIGMVTRPQPEAVLRSAPDLRERLVSILLAGLRPGG; encoded by the coding sequence GTGCGAGCCGATGCAGCCAGACGGCGTACGGCGATCGTGCACGCCGGGCGCACGCTGTTCGCCGAGCGGGGCAGCGACGTGGCCCTCGATGCCGTGGCCGAGGCGGCCGGGGTCGGGATCGCGACGCTCTACCGCAACTTCGACTCCCGGGCGGCGCTGCTCGACGAGGTCGCCTTGGCGATCCTCGCCGACGTCGCCGCCGTCGTGGACGAGGCGCTGGCCGGCCTCGACGACGGCGACATCTCCGCCTGGGAGGGCTGCCTGCGCCGCCTCGTCGACCTCGACCTCGGCGCGCTGACGACGGCGCTCGCCGACCACGCCGCCGGCGCGCTGTCGGCCCCGGTCCGTCAGGCGCAGCACCGCACGCTCGCGCGGGTCGACGCCCTGCTGGGCGCCGCCCGCACGAGGGGGCTGGTGCGGGCGGACCTGAGTGCGCTCGAGCTCGTGGTCGCGATCGGCATGGTCACCCGGCCCCAGCCCGAGGCGGTGCTGCGGTCGGCGCCCGACCTCCGCGAGCGCCTCGTGTCCATCCTGCTGGCCGGGCTGCGCCCCGGGGGCTGA
- a CDS encoding bifunctional glycosyltransferase family 2/GtrA family protein, translated as MSALSSTVPALGPTAAAATLDVVIPVHNEERDLARSVERVRVHLQTFPWPSRVTIADNASTDGTAVVAHRLARAHDDVRVVHLPEKGRGRALKKVWSSSEAAVLVYMDVDLSTDLNALLPLVAPLISGHSDLAIGTRLSRASRVVRGPKRELISRCYNVLLRGTLRARFSDAQCGFKAIRADVARELLPLVRDDAWFFDTELLVLAERANLRIHEVPVDWVDDPDSRVDIVRTALDDIRGIVRLGRGLLTGQVPVADVAARLGRASTDAGGGRLGPQLVMFALVGVASTVAYAVLFLALRGAVSPFLANLLALLLTAVANTAANRRLTFGVRGRNDAVRHQLRGLVVFGVGLTVTSGSLWLLQLAGVDDRRLEVIVLTLANLVVTVLRFVAMRLWVFGRRRRR; from the coding sequence ATGAGCGCCCTGTCCTCGACCGTCCCGGCCCTCGGGCCGACCGCGGCCGCCGCGACCCTCGACGTGGTGATCCCGGTCCACAACGAGGAGCGCGACCTGGCCCGGTCCGTGGAGCGGGTGCGTGTCCACCTGCAGACCTTCCCGTGGCCGAGCCGGGTGACCATCGCCGACAACGCCAGCACCGACGGCACCGCCGTGGTGGCGCACCGACTGGCGCGTGCCCACGACGACGTCCGGGTCGTGCACCTGCCCGAGAAGGGCCGCGGGCGGGCGCTGAAGAAGGTCTGGTCCTCCTCCGAGGCCGCGGTGCTGGTCTACATGGACGTCGACCTCTCCACCGACCTCAACGCGCTGCTCCCGCTGGTGGCACCGCTGATCAGCGGGCACTCCGACCTGGCGATCGGCACGCGCCTGAGCCGCGCCTCCCGGGTGGTGCGCGGGCCCAAGCGGGAGCTGATCTCGCGCTGCTACAACGTGCTGCTGCGCGGCACGCTGCGGGCGCGGTTCTCCGACGCCCAGTGCGGCTTCAAGGCGATCCGCGCCGACGTCGCCCGTGAGCTGCTGCCGCTGGTGCGCGACGACGCGTGGTTCTTCGACACCGAGCTGCTGGTGCTCGCCGAGCGGGCCAACCTGCGTATCCACGAGGTGCCGGTCGACTGGGTCGACGACCCGGACAGCCGCGTCGACATCGTGCGCACCGCGCTCGACGACATCCGGGGCATCGTCCGGCTCGGTCGCGGCCTGCTCACCGGCCAAGTGCCGGTCGCCGACGTCGCCGCCCGGCTGGGCCGGGCCTCCACCGACGCCGGCGGCGGGCGACTCGGCCCGCAGCTGGTGATGTTCGCGCTGGTCGGGGTCGCCTCGACCGTCGCGTACGCCGTGCTGTTCCTGGCGCTGCGCGGCGCCGTCTCGCCGTTCCTGGCCAACCTGCTGGCCCTGCTGCTCACCGCGGTCGCGAACACCGCGGCCAACCGCCGGCTCACCTTCGGGGTGCGGGGGCGCAACGACGCGGTGCGCCACCAGCTGCGCGGGCTCGTGGTCTTCGGCGTGGGGCTGACGGTCACCAGCGGCTCGCTGTGGCTGCTCCAGCTCGCCGGTGTCGACGACCGGCGCCTCGAGGTGATCGTGCTGACCCTGGCCAACCTGGTGGTGACGGTGCTGCGGTTCGTCGCGATGCGGCTGTGGGTCTTCGGCCGGCGGCGTCGCCGCTGA
- the dps gene encoding DNA starvation/stationary phase protection protein Dps: MATTSKLQYTVPGMSAKDAKRTVALLQDRLHACNDLHLTLKHVHWNVVGPHFIAVHEMIDPQVEAVRGFADDLAERIATLGGSPIGTPGAIVKERSWDEYSIGRATTQEHLGALDLVYQGVIKSYREGIGELGELDPVTEDMFIGQTEQLELFHWFIRAHLEDKGGNLSTAGAETEVDAAKAASGS; this comes from the coding sequence ATGGCTACCACGTCGAAGCTCCAGTACACCGTCCCCGGGATGAGCGCCAAGGATGCCAAGCGCACGGTCGCTCTCCTCCAGGATCGTCTCCACGCCTGCAACGACCTGCACCTGACGCTGAAGCACGTGCACTGGAACGTCGTGGGCCCGCACTTCATCGCGGTGCACGAGATGATCGACCCGCAGGTCGAGGCCGTCCGCGGCTTCGCCGACGACCTCGCCGAGCGCATCGCCACCCTCGGCGGCTCGCCGATCGGCACGCCGGGCGCGATCGTCAAGGAGCGCTCGTGGGACGAGTACTCGATCGGGCGGGCCACGACCCAGGAGCACCTCGGCGCCCTCGACCTCGTCTACCAGGGCGTGATCAAGAGCTACCGCGAGGGCATCGGCGAGCTGGGCGAGCTCGACCCGGTCACCGAGGACATGTTCATCGGCCAGACCGAGCAGCTCGAGCTGTTCCACTGGTTCATCCGCGCGCACCTCGAGGACAAGGGCGGCAACCTGTCCACCGCCGGCGCCGAGACCGAGGTCGACGCGGCGAAGGCGGCCTCCGGCTCCTGA
- a CDS encoding ABC transporter permease, with translation MTQTAARSTDTTLPGRPTPPPLIRLVGMCAGLGAILVVLLALFILPSLKSGPHDLPVGLVGDSASTSKVVAALETAAPGAYDVERFDTADDLARAVRDRDVVGGLVVGTGDLEVVVASAGSPAIAGALSASAEAVGAADGAEVRVTDLVPLPEEDSSGLGIGGLAFPLVFGGIVPVVAFGSLFPHSLRWRLAGLAVFAGVGGLLVAGVLRFWFGSIETAFWPVAGAMALGIAALAVPLAGLKQLVGAKGFTVGAMTMMFLGNPLAGMATTGAWLPAGLGTVGQLLPPGAAGALVRSAAYFDGAGALVPLLTLVTWVVVGLVLYVVGARRHPLPAV, from the coding sequence ATGACTCAGACCGCGGCGCGCAGCACCGACACCACCCTGCCCGGCCGGCCGACGCCACCCCCGCTGATCCGCCTCGTCGGCATGTGTGCCGGCCTCGGCGCGATCCTGGTCGTGCTGCTGGCGCTGTTCATCCTGCCCTCGCTCAAGAGCGGCCCGCACGACCTGCCGGTCGGCCTGGTCGGGGACAGCGCCTCGACCTCCAAGGTCGTGGCGGCCCTGGAGACGGCCGCGCCGGGTGCGTACGACGTGGAGCGGTTCGACACCGCGGACGACCTCGCCCGGGCGGTGCGGGACCGCGACGTCGTCGGAGGCCTGGTGGTCGGCACCGGCGACCTGGAGGTCGTGGTGGCCAGCGCCGGGTCCCCCGCGATCGCCGGCGCCCTGAGCGCGAGTGCCGAGGCCGTGGGCGCGGCGGACGGTGCCGAGGTGCGGGTCACCGACCTGGTGCCGCTGCCGGAGGAGGACTCGAGCGGCCTCGGGATCGGCGGGCTCGCCTTCCCCCTCGTCTTCGGCGGCATCGTCCCGGTGGTCGCGTTCGGCAGCCTCTTCCCGCACAGCCTCCGCTGGCGGCTGGCCGGCCTCGCCGTGTTCGCCGGCGTCGGCGGGCTCCTCGTGGCCGGGGTCCTGCGCTTCTGGTTCGGCAGCATCGAGACGGCCTTCTGGCCGGTCGCCGGCGCCATGGCGCTCGGGATCGCGGCCCTCGCCGTTCCGCTGGCCGGGCTCAAGCAGCTCGTCGGTGCCAAGGGGTTCACGGTCGGCGCGATGACGATGATGTTCCTGGGCAACCCGCTCGCCGGCATGGCGACCACCGGGGCATGGCTGCCCGCCGGGCTCGGCACCGTGGGTCAGCTGCTGCCGCCGGGCGCGGCCGGCGCGCTGGTGCGGTCCGCGGCGTACTTCGACGGCGCGGGCGCCCTGGTCCCGCTCCTGACCCTCGTCACCTGGGTGGTCGTCGGGCTGGTGCTGTACGTCGTGGGCGCCCGCCGGCACCCCCTGCCCGCCGTCTGA